The following are encoded together in the Phaseolus vulgaris cultivar G19833 chromosome 9, P. vulgaris v2.0, whole genome shotgun sequence genome:
- the LOC137820944 gene encoding uncharacterized protein isoform X1, with the protein MDATVMDCSPSSNAAPPRRSGRRKMVQSTLFPLKPPEPVEKNDKEDERDEDHSEAENNKKKRKRSKAKATPPKKGSSKQSPAPKRKSTANGTKGLTSQQVLVNSDQVKAPMYDLFLEAKLSAEEDSRMYAGRQVHPFFSLWKEAKKVPDVSESGSNLPTAKSKHKRATCGPIHVFENVKDDTSSIDWRNWTFMGNTTSMNYGQESLKSSVLEGSVESLNFDKLHSSLNPSGVSISQNALSSDRLSIIPKKLEEASSPASLVEKTCLMCENAELDMEVDESAPTTVQAGIFRKSKDTEPPSRFLQESMRSYYHSCVDMEECNLWTYKYMPKKAVEVCGNDKSVNLLSDWLHCWHERRYKSRKDNADMDKSDMQNVEDDDDDYKCSYSDYDSEDINEKDSLQKVLLITGPVGSGKSSAVYACAKEQGFNILEINSSHSRNGTAIRNLEYTLTSHGFKRQSRNTASSHKTSIKLPQAPAMLSGKAADEANGVDELLTISDDEAHSPSGSTLKLHGENDDTKKYNVHPLVLVEDVDILFAEDRGCIAAIQQIAETSKGPIILTSNSDNPGLPHKFDILHVPFVLPSPKELLCHLYTVCLTEGINIHPLLLEKFIHSCDGDIRKTIMHLQFWFQTKTFQKDEKAQTGYGSLPFDLELGHQILPKIMPWDFPSVISELIEIEIAKPTNIIEENSKGLVTKDLHLSEWQKDLNVKYMETDDIEAMKVEMIKRNGSYYELEIPHSTISEFSNSSGSPLASSRHNGRRKLVVMTSESEDEDSNNGYPVDSHDEANNRQLMKENNRSPSEFHLNGNYPDTSVHRIVCPDLEHSEEEYFKYSETADGTYLNETCKTLDVSCVPESTFVPETEIENGTETMSGAVSSGPANPLVRLREVSVNNELKPFNFNARRRLTKLSQNPDLLADTEIPDHSLEGVQHDVQDEHTETIVKVMDECSRIDFKLKPTLSQSNPLDETEKIQNVWRDLRDRRVDLRQHSISEELGAFQVVKLASGLCNLVSDADLFPKWDIMEPSTFLSNEAASNGYCGEMMSTVAEHGFCFYAKLIADEGSKLGCANSVDIASEMLASSTDIMALGKLSRQDFPKMKAFHTGNEVEWNTQINNMQKSEKKRSLIEVIQSIAPARTSLALKGCAFNEYLSSLRQISRSEAFRISKETEKKRGRRVRGVQHYLSTFTKLSPEDISLVTDGDLYRKNSSQHT; encoded by the exons ATGGACGCCACTGTCATGGACTGCAGTCCTTCCTCCAATGCCGCCCCGCCCCGCCGCAGTGGTCGCCGGAAGATGGTTCAATCGACGCTCTTCCCTCTCAAGCCACCGGAGCCCGTTGAGAAGAACGACAAAGAGGACGAACGCGACGAGGATCACTCTGAGGCTGAGAATaacaagaagaagaggaagaggtcCAAGGCAAAAGCCACTCCTCCCAAAAAAGGTTCTTCTAAG CAGAGCCCCGCGCCAAAGAGAAAATCAACTGCTAATGGTACTAAGGGATTGACTTCGCAGCAGGTGTTAGTTAATTCCGATCAGGTTAAGGCACCCATGTATGATTTGTTTCTAGAGGCAAAATTGTCTGCTGAG GAAGATTCGAGGATGTATGCAGGACGTCAGGTACatccttttttttcattatggAAGGAGGCAAAAAAAGTTCCTGATGTGAGTGAATCAGGAAGTAATTTACCAACAGCTAAGAGCAAGCATAAAAGGGCTACTTGTGGCCCTATTCATGTATTTGAGAATGTTAAG GATGATACCTCATCTATTGACTGGAGAAACTGGACGTTTATGGGGAATACCACCTCTATGAACTATGGTCAAGAGAGTCTAAAGTCATCTGTTTTGGAGGGTTCCGTTGAATCCTTAAATTTTGATAAGCTTCACAGTTCTTTGAATCCATCGGGCGTTTCAATTTCTCAGAATGCCTTATCTTCAGATAGACTTTCTATAATTCCGAAAAAACTGGAAGAAGCATCAAGTCCAGCTTCCCTAGTAGAGAAAACATGTCTGATGTGTGAAAATGCCGAACTG GACATGGAGGTGGATGAATCTGCTCCTACAACTGTGCAAGCTGGCATTTTTAGAAAGTCTAAAGATACTGAACCACCAAGTAGATTTCTTCAAGAAAG TATGAGATCATACTACCATAGTTGTGTAGATATGGAGGAGTGCAACTTATGGACATACAAATACATGCCAAAGAAGGCTGTTGag GTATGTGGGAATGATAAATCTGTTAATTTATTGAGTGACTGGCTACATTGTTGGCATGAAAGGCGATATAAAAGCAGGAAGGATAATGCTGACATGGATAAAAGTGACATGCAAAATGTTGAAGATGACGACGATGATTATAAATGTTCTTATAGTGACTATGATTCGGAAGATATAAATGAGAAGGATTCCCTGCAAAAAGTTCTTTTAATTACAGGGCCAGTTGGG AGTGGCAAGTCTTCAGCAGTCTATGCTTGTGCCAAAGAGCAAGGGTTTAATATTTTAGAG ATCAATTCATCACATTCTAGAAATGGGACTGCTATCAGGAACTTGGAATATACTCTTACTTCACATGGGTTCAAAAG GCAATCAAGAAACACTGCAAGTTCACATAAGACCTCTATAAAATTGCCCCAAGCTCCGGCTATGCTCAGTGGTAAAGCTGCTGATGAGGCTAATGGAGTGGATGAACTGTTAACCATATCCGATGATGAAGCTCATAGCCCTAGTGGATCAACATTAAAGTTACATGGTGAAAATGATgatactaaaaaatataatgtcCATCCTCTAGTTCTAGTTGAGGACGTGGACATCCTTTTTGCTGAAGACCGTGGATGTATTGCTGCCATACAACAGATTGCCGAGACTTCAAAGGGGCCAATTATATTGACCAGTAATA GTGATAATCCTGGTCTGCCACATAAGTTTGACATTCTCCATGTTCCATTCGTGTTGCCATCGCCAAAGGAATTGCTTTGCCATTTGTACACT GTTTGTCTCACTGAAGGAATCAACATCCATCCTCTTTTACTAGAGAAGTTTATACATTCTTGTGATGGAGATATCCGAAAAACCATTATGCATCTTCAATTCTGGTTTCAGACTAAAACATTTCAAAAAG ATGAAAAGGCACAAACAGGTTATGGCTCACTTCCATTTGATCTTGAGCTTGGCCATCAGATTCTACCGAAGATAATGCCCTGGGATTTTCCCTCAGTGATATCCGAACTAATTGAGATTGAAATAGCCAAACCAACAAATAtaattgaagaaaactccaAAGGGTTAGTTACAAAAGATCTTCACTTAAGTGAATGGCAAAAAGATTTAAATGTGAAGTATATGGAGACTGATGATATAGAGGCCATGAAGGTGGAGATGATTAAGAGGAATGGATCGTACTATGAGCTTGAAATTCCACATAGCACTATTTCTGAGTTTTCCAATTCTTCTGGTTCCCCACTTGCATCCTCTAGGCATAATGGGCGAAGGAAACTTGTAGTTATGACCTCTGAGTCTGAGGACGAGGATTCAAATAATGGGTATCCTGTAGACTcccatgatgaagctaataacAGACAACTGATGAAAGAAAATAATCGCAGTCCATCAGAATTTCATTTAAATGGGAACTACCCCGACACATCAGTTCACAGAATAGTTTGTCCCGATTTGGAGCATTCAGAGGaggaatattttaaatattcagaAACGGCTGATGGTACATACTTAAATGAAACATGTAAAACACTAGATGTATCATGTGTGCCAGAATCAACGTTTGTTCCTGAAACTGAAATTGAAAATGGAACAGAGACAATGTCTGGAGCCGTGTCTTCTGGTCCTGCTAACCCTCTTGTTAGGCTTCGAGAAGTATCTGTGAATAATGAGTTGAAACCATTCAATTTCAATGCTCGTAGGCGCTTAACAAAATTGTCCCAGAATCCAGATTTGTTGGCGGATACTGAAATTCCAGACCATTCTCTTGAAGGGGTTCAGCATGATGTTCAAGATGAACATACTGAAACAATTGTTAAAGTGATGGATGAGTGCAGTCGAATTGATTTCAAACTAAAGCCAACATTGTCGCAGTCCAATCCATTAGACGAGACAGAAAAGATTCAAAACGTGTGGAGAGATCTCCGTGATCGTCGAGTGGATTTAAGACAGCATTCTATCTCAGAAGAGCTTGGTGCTTTTCAAGTTGTTAAACTTGCTAGTGGACTGTGCAATCTAGTTTCAGATGCTGACTTGTTTCCAAAATGG GATATAATGGAGCCTTCAACGTTCCTTTCTAATGAAGCCGCATCAAATGGGTATTGTGGAGAAATGATGTCCACTGTGGCTGAGCATGGGTTTTGCTTTTACGCCAAGCTTATAGCAGATGAAGGATCAAAGTTGGGTTGTGCAAATTCTGTTGATATTGCCTCTGAGATGTTGGCTTCCTCCACTGATATTATGGCATTAGGGAAATTATCCCGACAGGATTTCCCGAAAATGAAAGCTTTCCATACTGGAAATGAAGTAGAGTGGAACACCCAAATAAATAATATGCAAAAGAG TGAAAAGAAAAGATCTCTGATCGAGGTCATCCAATCCATTGCTCCCGCAAGAACATCCTTGGCATTAAAAGGTTGTGCATTCAACGAATATCTATCTTCATTACGCCAAATTTCAAGGTCTGAAGCTTTCCGCATTTCAAAAGAGACCGAAAAGAAGAGAGGACGAAG GGTACGGGGCGTTCAGCATTACTTGAGCACATTTACCAAGTTGTCTCCAGAAGATATATCTTTGGTGACCGATGGTGATCTGTACAGAAAAAATTCTTCCCAACATACATAG
- the LOC137820944 gene encoding uncharacterized protein isoform X2, with translation MDATVMDCSPSSNAAPPRRSGRRKMVQSTLFPLKPPEPVEKNDKEDERDEDHSEAENNKKKRKRSKAKATPPKKGSSKSPAPKRKSTANGTKGLTSQQVLVNSDQVKAPMYDLFLEAKLSAEEDSRMYAGRQVHPFFSLWKEAKKVPDVSESGSNLPTAKSKHKRATCGPIHVFENVKDDTSSIDWRNWTFMGNTTSMNYGQESLKSSVLEGSVESLNFDKLHSSLNPSGVSISQNALSSDRLSIIPKKLEEASSPASLVEKTCLMCENAELDMEVDESAPTTVQAGIFRKSKDTEPPSRFLQESMRSYYHSCVDMEECNLWTYKYMPKKAVEVCGNDKSVNLLSDWLHCWHERRYKSRKDNADMDKSDMQNVEDDDDDYKCSYSDYDSEDINEKDSLQKVLLITGPVGSGKSSAVYACAKEQGFNILEINSSHSRNGTAIRNLEYTLTSHGFKRQSRNTASSHKTSIKLPQAPAMLSGKAADEANGVDELLTISDDEAHSPSGSTLKLHGENDDTKKYNVHPLVLVEDVDILFAEDRGCIAAIQQIAETSKGPIILTSNSDNPGLPHKFDILHVPFVLPSPKELLCHLYTVCLTEGINIHPLLLEKFIHSCDGDIRKTIMHLQFWFQTKTFQKDEKAQTGYGSLPFDLELGHQILPKIMPWDFPSVISELIEIEIAKPTNIIEENSKGLVTKDLHLSEWQKDLNVKYMETDDIEAMKVEMIKRNGSYYELEIPHSTISEFSNSSGSPLASSRHNGRRKLVVMTSESEDEDSNNGYPVDSHDEANNRQLMKENNRSPSEFHLNGNYPDTSVHRIVCPDLEHSEEEYFKYSETADGTYLNETCKTLDVSCVPESTFVPETEIENGTETMSGAVSSGPANPLVRLREVSVNNELKPFNFNARRRLTKLSQNPDLLADTEIPDHSLEGVQHDVQDEHTETIVKVMDECSRIDFKLKPTLSQSNPLDETEKIQNVWRDLRDRRVDLRQHSISEELGAFQVVKLASGLCNLVSDADLFPKWDIMEPSTFLSNEAASNGYCGEMMSTVAEHGFCFYAKLIADEGSKLGCANSVDIASEMLASSTDIMALGKLSRQDFPKMKAFHTGNEVEWNTQINNMQKSEKKRSLIEVIQSIAPARTSLALKGCAFNEYLSSLRQISRSEAFRISKETEKKRGRRVRGVQHYLSTFTKLSPEDISLVTDGDLYRKNSSQHT, from the exons ATGGACGCCACTGTCATGGACTGCAGTCCTTCCTCCAATGCCGCCCCGCCCCGCCGCAGTGGTCGCCGGAAGATGGTTCAATCGACGCTCTTCCCTCTCAAGCCACCGGAGCCCGTTGAGAAGAACGACAAAGAGGACGAACGCGACGAGGATCACTCTGAGGCTGAGAATaacaagaagaagaggaagaggtcCAAGGCAAAAGCCACTCCTCCCAAAAAAGGTTCTTCTAAG AGCCCCGCGCCAAAGAGAAAATCAACTGCTAATGGTACTAAGGGATTGACTTCGCAGCAGGTGTTAGTTAATTCCGATCAGGTTAAGGCACCCATGTATGATTTGTTTCTAGAGGCAAAATTGTCTGCTGAG GAAGATTCGAGGATGTATGCAGGACGTCAGGTACatccttttttttcattatggAAGGAGGCAAAAAAAGTTCCTGATGTGAGTGAATCAGGAAGTAATTTACCAACAGCTAAGAGCAAGCATAAAAGGGCTACTTGTGGCCCTATTCATGTATTTGAGAATGTTAAG GATGATACCTCATCTATTGACTGGAGAAACTGGACGTTTATGGGGAATACCACCTCTATGAACTATGGTCAAGAGAGTCTAAAGTCATCTGTTTTGGAGGGTTCCGTTGAATCCTTAAATTTTGATAAGCTTCACAGTTCTTTGAATCCATCGGGCGTTTCAATTTCTCAGAATGCCTTATCTTCAGATAGACTTTCTATAATTCCGAAAAAACTGGAAGAAGCATCAAGTCCAGCTTCCCTAGTAGAGAAAACATGTCTGATGTGTGAAAATGCCGAACTG GACATGGAGGTGGATGAATCTGCTCCTACAACTGTGCAAGCTGGCATTTTTAGAAAGTCTAAAGATACTGAACCACCAAGTAGATTTCTTCAAGAAAG TATGAGATCATACTACCATAGTTGTGTAGATATGGAGGAGTGCAACTTATGGACATACAAATACATGCCAAAGAAGGCTGTTGag GTATGTGGGAATGATAAATCTGTTAATTTATTGAGTGACTGGCTACATTGTTGGCATGAAAGGCGATATAAAAGCAGGAAGGATAATGCTGACATGGATAAAAGTGACATGCAAAATGTTGAAGATGACGACGATGATTATAAATGTTCTTATAGTGACTATGATTCGGAAGATATAAATGAGAAGGATTCCCTGCAAAAAGTTCTTTTAATTACAGGGCCAGTTGGG AGTGGCAAGTCTTCAGCAGTCTATGCTTGTGCCAAAGAGCAAGGGTTTAATATTTTAGAG ATCAATTCATCACATTCTAGAAATGGGACTGCTATCAGGAACTTGGAATATACTCTTACTTCACATGGGTTCAAAAG GCAATCAAGAAACACTGCAAGTTCACATAAGACCTCTATAAAATTGCCCCAAGCTCCGGCTATGCTCAGTGGTAAAGCTGCTGATGAGGCTAATGGAGTGGATGAACTGTTAACCATATCCGATGATGAAGCTCATAGCCCTAGTGGATCAACATTAAAGTTACATGGTGAAAATGATgatactaaaaaatataatgtcCATCCTCTAGTTCTAGTTGAGGACGTGGACATCCTTTTTGCTGAAGACCGTGGATGTATTGCTGCCATACAACAGATTGCCGAGACTTCAAAGGGGCCAATTATATTGACCAGTAATA GTGATAATCCTGGTCTGCCACATAAGTTTGACATTCTCCATGTTCCATTCGTGTTGCCATCGCCAAAGGAATTGCTTTGCCATTTGTACACT GTTTGTCTCACTGAAGGAATCAACATCCATCCTCTTTTACTAGAGAAGTTTATACATTCTTGTGATGGAGATATCCGAAAAACCATTATGCATCTTCAATTCTGGTTTCAGACTAAAACATTTCAAAAAG ATGAAAAGGCACAAACAGGTTATGGCTCACTTCCATTTGATCTTGAGCTTGGCCATCAGATTCTACCGAAGATAATGCCCTGGGATTTTCCCTCAGTGATATCCGAACTAATTGAGATTGAAATAGCCAAACCAACAAATAtaattgaagaaaactccaAAGGGTTAGTTACAAAAGATCTTCACTTAAGTGAATGGCAAAAAGATTTAAATGTGAAGTATATGGAGACTGATGATATAGAGGCCATGAAGGTGGAGATGATTAAGAGGAATGGATCGTACTATGAGCTTGAAATTCCACATAGCACTATTTCTGAGTTTTCCAATTCTTCTGGTTCCCCACTTGCATCCTCTAGGCATAATGGGCGAAGGAAACTTGTAGTTATGACCTCTGAGTCTGAGGACGAGGATTCAAATAATGGGTATCCTGTAGACTcccatgatgaagctaataacAGACAACTGATGAAAGAAAATAATCGCAGTCCATCAGAATTTCATTTAAATGGGAACTACCCCGACACATCAGTTCACAGAATAGTTTGTCCCGATTTGGAGCATTCAGAGGaggaatattttaaatattcagaAACGGCTGATGGTACATACTTAAATGAAACATGTAAAACACTAGATGTATCATGTGTGCCAGAATCAACGTTTGTTCCTGAAACTGAAATTGAAAATGGAACAGAGACAATGTCTGGAGCCGTGTCTTCTGGTCCTGCTAACCCTCTTGTTAGGCTTCGAGAAGTATCTGTGAATAATGAGTTGAAACCATTCAATTTCAATGCTCGTAGGCGCTTAACAAAATTGTCCCAGAATCCAGATTTGTTGGCGGATACTGAAATTCCAGACCATTCTCTTGAAGGGGTTCAGCATGATGTTCAAGATGAACATACTGAAACAATTGTTAAAGTGATGGATGAGTGCAGTCGAATTGATTTCAAACTAAAGCCAACATTGTCGCAGTCCAATCCATTAGACGAGACAGAAAAGATTCAAAACGTGTGGAGAGATCTCCGTGATCGTCGAGTGGATTTAAGACAGCATTCTATCTCAGAAGAGCTTGGTGCTTTTCAAGTTGTTAAACTTGCTAGTGGACTGTGCAATCTAGTTTCAGATGCTGACTTGTTTCCAAAATGG GATATAATGGAGCCTTCAACGTTCCTTTCTAATGAAGCCGCATCAAATGGGTATTGTGGAGAAATGATGTCCACTGTGGCTGAGCATGGGTTTTGCTTTTACGCCAAGCTTATAGCAGATGAAGGATCAAAGTTGGGTTGTGCAAATTCTGTTGATATTGCCTCTGAGATGTTGGCTTCCTCCACTGATATTATGGCATTAGGGAAATTATCCCGACAGGATTTCCCGAAAATGAAAGCTTTCCATACTGGAAATGAAGTAGAGTGGAACACCCAAATAAATAATATGCAAAAGAG TGAAAAGAAAAGATCTCTGATCGAGGTCATCCAATCCATTGCTCCCGCAAGAACATCCTTGGCATTAAAAGGTTGTGCATTCAACGAATATCTATCTTCATTACGCCAAATTTCAAGGTCTGAAGCTTTCCGCATTTCAAAAGAGACCGAAAAGAAGAGAGGACGAAG GGTACGGGGCGTTCAGCATTACTTGAGCACATTTACCAAGTTGTCTCCAGAAGATATATCTTTGGTGACCGATGGTGATCTGTACAGAAAAAATTCTTCCCAACATACATAG